The following proteins are co-located in the Ictalurus punctatus breed USDA103 chromosome 14, Coco_2.0, whole genome shotgun sequence genome:
- the sting1 gene encoding stimulator of interferon genes protein isoform X1, whose product MYYVQTQVKMAEECVVPRPRGHVPVVCARVLSSLALVTVWLLYSGFTMYKLIILIAQVMFALSLGVTLHSLCLLTEEWLFHSQQRYGGSIQQMLRACFSRAHVVTMCVGFLLQLGQSVWTNEKWLLYVLTSTSYLLLKTFGCLGPVPVEISEVCESRKLNVAHGLAWSYYLGYLKLVIPVLEEQLRKHYNQNGEILHSSRLHILLPLSAVVPAKVEEEDHNICFHQNLPDIQLNRAGVRNRIYKNSIYKITDNQQEPYYCVVEYATPLLTLYQMSQDSTAGFSKQDRRQQVLLFYRTLRQILECSLECRNRYHLILLDDQRADGDPHYLSMEIIKQLQQQEHEIPMDLPEELPQAVPEQGVNHIHQQEEPLSSLPSLMISAPRSLRSEPVETTDYTHYNHNRHR is encoded by the exons ATGTATTATGTTCAGACACAGGTCAAGATGGCGGAGGAGTGTGTGGTTCCAAGGCCTCGGGGCCATGTGCCGGTGGTGTGTGCAAGGGTGTTAAGCAGTCTGGCATTGGTGACAGTTTGGCTGCTGTATTCCGGGTTCACGATGTATAAGTTAATAATTCTCATAGCACAAGTCATGTTCGCTCTGAGCCTGGGGGTGACACTGCACAGCCTCTGTCTGCTTACTGAAGAGTGGCTGTTTCATTCACAACAGAG GTATGGTGGCAGCATCCAGCAGATGCTCCGGGCTTGTTTCAGCCGTGCTCATGTAGTAACAATGTGCGTGGGCTTTTTGCTGCAGCTGGGACAGTCTGTTTGGACAAATGAGAAGTGGCTCTTATATGTCTTAACCAGCACTTCCTACCTGCTGCTGAAGACCTTCGGATGTCTG ggccCTGTACCAGTGGAGATCTCAGAGGTGTGTGAGAGCAGGAAGCTGAATGTAGCTCATGGCTTAGCCTGGTCCTATTACCTAGGTTATCTGAAACTTGTAATACCAG taCTGGAGGAACAGTTGAGGAAACACTACAATCAGAACGGAGAGATTCTCCACTCTTCCCGGCTGCACATCCTCCTGCCTCTAAGCGCAGTGGTCCCAGCCAAGGTTGAGGAAGAGGACCATAACATATGTTTCCACCAGAACCTCCCGGACATACAGCTCAACCGGGCTGGTGTCAGGAACAGAATCTACAAAAACAGCATCTACAAAATCACTGACAACCAACAAGAG CCGTACTACTGTGTGGTGGAGTACGCCACTCCTCTGCTCACGCTCTATCAGATGTCTCAGGACAGCACTGCAGGGTTCAGCAAGCAGGACAGGAGACAGCAGGTCCTGCTCTTCTACAGGACTCTCAGACAAATCCTGGAATGTTCTCTAGAGTGTCGCAACCGCTACCACCTTATCCTGCTCGACG accAGCGAGCTGATGGTGACCCTCACTATCTGTCCATGGAGATCATCAAGCAGTTACAGCAGCAAGAGCATGAGATCCCCATGGACCTGCCGGAAGAACTGCCCCAGGCTGTACCAGAACAGGGCGTGAATCATATCCACCAGCAGGAGGAGCCACTCAGCTCTCTGCCCAGCCTGATGATTAGCGCACCACGTTCACTGAGATCAGAACCTGTGGAGACTACAGACTACACCCACTATAACCACAACAGACACAGATAA
- the sting1 gene encoding stimulator of interferon genes protein isoform X2: MAEECVVPRPRGHVPVVCARVLSSLALVTVWLLYSGFTMYKLIILIAQVMFALSLGVTLHSLCLLTEEWLFHSQQRYGGSIQQMLRACFSRAHVVTMCVGFLLQLGQSVWTNEKWLLYVLTSTSYLLLKTFGCLGPVPVEISEVCESRKLNVAHGLAWSYYLGYLKLVIPVLEEQLRKHYNQNGEILHSSRLHILLPLSAVVPAKVEEEDHNICFHQNLPDIQLNRAGVRNRIYKNSIYKITDNQQEPYYCVVEYATPLLTLYQMSQDSTAGFSKQDRRQQVLLFYRTLRQILECSLECRNRYHLILLDDQRADGDPHYLSMEIIKQLQQQEHEIPMDLPEELPQAVPEQGVNHIHQQEEPLSSLPSLMISAPRSLRSEPVETTDYTHYNHNRHR; this comes from the exons ATGGCGGAGGAGTGTGTGGTTCCAAGGCCTCGGGGCCATGTGCCGGTGGTGTGTGCAAGGGTGTTAAGCAGTCTGGCATTGGTGACAGTTTGGCTGCTGTATTCCGGGTTCACGATGTATAAGTTAATAATTCTCATAGCACAAGTCATGTTCGCTCTGAGCCTGGGGGTGACACTGCACAGCCTCTGTCTGCTTACTGAAGAGTGGCTGTTTCATTCACAACAGAG GTATGGTGGCAGCATCCAGCAGATGCTCCGGGCTTGTTTCAGCCGTGCTCATGTAGTAACAATGTGCGTGGGCTTTTTGCTGCAGCTGGGACAGTCTGTTTGGACAAATGAGAAGTGGCTCTTATATGTCTTAACCAGCACTTCCTACCTGCTGCTGAAGACCTTCGGATGTCTG ggccCTGTACCAGTGGAGATCTCAGAGGTGTGTGAGAGCAGGAAGCTGAATGTAGCTCATGGCTTAGCCTGGTCCTATTACCTAGGTTATCTGAAACTTGTAATACCAG taCTGGAGGAACAGTTGAGGAAACACTACAATCAGAACGGAGAGATTCTCCACTCTTCCCGGCTGCACATCCTCCTGCCTCTAAGCGCAGTGGTCCCAGCCAAGGTTGAGGAAGAGGACCATAACATATGTTTCCACCAGAACCTCCCGGACATACAGCTCAACCGGGCTGGTGTCAGGAACAGAATCTACAAAAACAGCATCTACAAAATCACTGACAACCAACAAGAG CCGTACTACTGTGTGGTGGAGTACGCCACTCCTCTGCTCACGCTCTATCAGATGTCTCAGGACAGCACTGCAGGGTTCAGCAAGCAGGACAGGAGACAGCAGGTCCTGCTCTTCTACAGGACTCTCAGACAAATCCTGGAATGTTCTCTAGAGTGTCGCAACCGCTACCACCTTATCCTGCTCGACG accAGCGAGCTGATGGTGACCCTCACTATCTGTCCATGGAGATCATCAAGCAGTTACAGCAGCAAGAGCATGAGATCCCCATGGACCTGCCGGAAGAACTGCCCCAGGCTGTACCAGAACAGGGCGTGAATCATATCCACCAGCAGGAGGAGCCACTCAGCTCTCTGCCCAGCCTGATGATTAGCGCACCACGTTCACTGAGATCAGAACCTGTGGAGACTACAGACTACACCCACTATAACCACAACAGACACAGATAA